One Megalops cyprinoides isolate fMegCyp1 chromosome 17, fMegCyp1.pri, whole genome shotgun sequence DNA window includes the following coding sequences:
- the LOC118792119 gene encoding acyl-coenzyme A thioesterase 1-like, whose protein sequence is MALRRFGACHKKLSQYLSFTIASMSSQVSIRLLPSSRCLFDEAVLIKVRGLAPEQRVDLTAKLTDDKGVLFKSSAAYRADLSGEIDLGSAPALGGSYTGVEPMGLFCSLKPETPHAKLRKTDVLSPCFVDIEVRSSENREQVLARETNERGFMIEGMRRVPVEDGRVRGILFLPPGPGPFPGVVDMYTLGGGLSEIRACLLAKQGFAILSLAYYRYKDLPKLPNKFDLEYFEEAIMFLRRQPEVRESGLGILSISKSGDLALSMASFLPGVSATVCINACCANTMLPLHYKTMVIPPLNTDLTSVKVTESGLLDVREVLVDPLAEENRGSLIPIERANCRFLFAVSGEDRNWKSDYFAEQAIKRLKDHGKESWEMVSYPEAGHFLDVPYMPHCGSCMHAAVGRVVVFGGDPCAHSKAQVDLWERIMCFFRKHLESGTSSQKAKL, encoded by the exons ATGGCCTTGAGACGCTTTGGAGCTTGTCACAAAAAATTGAGCCAGTATTTGTCTTTTACAATCGCCAGTATGAGTTCACAGGTATCCATACGGCTTCTCCCCAGTTCCAGGTGTCTATTCGATGAAGCCGTGCTGATAAAAGTACGAGGACTTGCCCCGGAGCAGCGAGTTGATCTGACGGCAAAACTCACCGATGACAAAGGCGTACTTTTTAAGTCTTCGGCCGCGTACAGGGCGGACCTAAGCGGGGAGATAGATTTAGGCAGCGCTCCCGCTTTGGGCGGCAGTTACACAGGAGTTGAACCTATGGGTCTGTTCTGCTCCTTGAAACCAGAAACTCCACACGCAAAACTGCGAAAGACTGACGTGTTAAGCCCGTGTTTTGTCGACATTGAGGTACGCAGCAGTGAGAATCGGGAACAAGTACTCGCTAGAGAGACCAATGAGAGAGGATTCATGATAGAGGGGATGCGTAGAGTACCTGTGGAAGATGGAAGAGTACGGGGTATACTCTTTCTGCCACCTG ggCCAGGGCCGTTCCCAGGTGTGGTGGATATGTATACTTTAGGAGGGGGCCTGTCTGAAATACGTGCATGCCTGCTGGCCAAGCAGGGCTTTGCGATTTTATCTCTGGCTTACTACAGGTACAAGGACCTGCCCAAATTGCCCAACAAGTTCGATCTGGAATACTTTGAAGAGGCCATAATGTTCCTGAGGAGACAACCTGAG GTCAGAGAATCTGGGCTAGGTATCTTATCCATCTCTAAGAGTGGTGATCTAGCACTGTCTATGGCATCGTTCCTGCCTGGAGTCTCAGCCACAGTGTGCATCAATGCCTGCTGTGCGAATACCATGTTGCCCCTCCACTACAAAACCATGGTCATCCCACCCCTTAACACTGACCTCACAAGTGTAAAGGTCACAGAGTCTGGACTCCTGGATGTCAGGGAAGTCCTGGTAGACCCCTTGGCAGAGGAGAACCGGGGATCCCTCATTCCCATCGAGAGAGCAAACTGCAGGTTTCTCTTCGCGGTGTCGGGGGAGGACAGAAACTGGAAGAGTGACTACTTTGCAGAGCAGGCTATCAAGCGCCTAAAGGATCATGGGAAGGAGAGCTGGGAGATGGTGAGCTATCCAGAAGCAGGCCACTTCCTGGATGTCCCCTACATGCCACACTGTGGCTCGTGCATGCACGCTGCTGTGGGCCGGGTTGTGGTGTTTGGAGGTGATCCCTGTGCTCACTCCAAAGCACAGGTGGACTTGTGGGAGAGGATCATGTGCTTTTTTAGGAAGCACCTTGAGAGTGGGACATCCTCTCAGAAAGCCAAGCTCTAA